Genomic window (Granulicella arctica):
ATGCGGAGACTTTAGGCCTCGACGTGGTCTTTCCGGTATTGCATGGGACCTTTGGTGAGGATGGCACGATGCAGGGGCTGTTTGAACTCGCCGATCTGGCGTATGTCGGTTCAGGCGTGCTAGGGTCGGCAACCGGAATGGATAAGCTCATCATGAAGCAGCTTTTTGCCGCTGCTAGCTTGCCGCAGACGCCTCATGTAGGGGTGCTGCGAAGCGAATGGAAGGCTGATCCTAAGCGATGCGCCAGGCTGATTGAAAATCATCTCCGCTATCCTCTCTTCGTTAAACCTGCGAATCTCGGCTCGTCGGTGGGCATCTCCAAGGTTCATGACCGGTCTGAACTGGCGAAGGCAATGGATTTAGCTGCGAGTTTCGACCGCAAACTCATCATTGAGGAGGGCGTTGGCGGACCGGACGCAAAACCTCGGGAGTTAGAGGTGGCAGTCTTAGGCAATGACAGCCCTGAGGCATCTATCGTCGGCGAGATTGTTCCGGGAACCGAGTTTTACGACTACAACGCCAAATATCATTCCACCGCTTCTGTGCCGATTATTCCTGCAAAGCTTTCTAAGGCTGAAGAGAAGCAGATCCGGGCGATGGCGGTTGCCGCGTTCCGCGCTTGCGATTGCGCTGGCCTCGCTCGAGTCGACTTCCTGATGGAGCCAATCCGCAAGGGTGCCAAAGCACGCATTTTCCTCAATGAAATTAACACAATGCCTGGCTTCACCAGTATCAGCATGTATCCGAAACTTTGGAAGGCTAGCGGGGTTTCCTACAAGAGCCTGATCGACCAACTGATTCGGCTTGCTTTAGATCGCCATGCCGAGAAGCAACAAACGCACTTTAGCAAAGAATAGGCGACTAAGTCCTCAGGAACATTGAAGCCCAGCGAGTTGCATCCAATGCGAGTGTCTCAAAGAACTACATCGGCGGACCGAGGATCGTTATATTCTCAGGAGGCCTTGTCTTTCCTTCAATCGGGATTCCTGTGGACCTAAGTGTTCTTCCTACGCTCTACGCATTGACGATATTCGTTTGCTGCTTTCGGCCCCTGGTTCGGAGAGCAGGACCGCATACGAATGTGTGGTTTACAGGCTGGGCCTTCCTGCTTCTGCATTATGTGCTGCTGATCGTGCCTACTCAGGCGGGCCTGCTCGAAGTGGGGATCAATTTCCTTGTCATTCTGTCTCTTGAGGCTTGCGCTTTTTCGTTCCTTTGGGCATCCACCGGGACGCGAAGAACACCGTTCAAGCGCATTTTTGTTGGGGAGATCGCCGCATCCGCCTTTGTCCTGACGGCCTTGTACGTGTCTGGTGAGACTTCCTACTGGCCCCGGCTTGCCGGGACGCTCCTTTTGCTGATACCCGGTCTGCACCTGCTTTGTGTGCAGAAATATCGAACACTAACCTTTGACCGGCTTGCGATTGGCTTTGCCGTTCTAGGAGTTTGTCTCGCCCCCATAAGCAAGACAAGTTCGTATGTACTGGCGAACGCAGTCCTAGGAGCAATTTTTGTAAGTGCAGCGTACCTGACCTTTGCTCATGTTCCTCGGTTATCGCGGGGCGTGAGCCTGATGGTGGCCGGACTGTTGCTCTGGGGGCTGACCTGCCCACTGCAGGCGGTCGACTTGCTTCTGCCCACTGCTATTTTGGGCAGGGCAATCCTGGATCTGCCCCGCTATATTCTTGCGGCCGGCATGATCCTGTCGTTCCTGGATGACTACGTCGGACAAACGGAGCGGCTTGCCCTTCATGATCCCCTGACAGGCCTGCCGAACCGCCGTCTCTTTGAAAACCGGCTTGATGCCGCAATCGAGGAATCGCGCCTGACGCGAACTCCTGTGGCCTGTTTGGTCATTGATGTCGATAACTTCAAGCACATCAACGACACGCTCGGACACCCGGTGGGCGACGGACTTCTGCAGGCGCTGTCGAAGCGGCTCAGTTGGAACCTTGGACCTCGCGACCTGCTCGCCCGTACAGGTGGCGACGAGTTTACGGCCGTCCTGGTGGAGGCAGCCGATGAGTTTCATGTGCGGTTTATTGCAGGGGCGATGATGGCTGCAGGCTGTGTGCCGGTTTCTATCCAGGAGCACTCGATTGACGTCC
Coding sequences:
- a CDS encoding D-alanine--D-alanine ligase family protein, which codes for MKKKLRVGILFGGRSGEHEVSLLSAASILKAINRQKYEVIPIGITKEGHWLSVSESQSLLTGSPSASEADPDFAVSAAVLRGGETFEAAPAHPLHLLQLHGSGNSGLEQHAETLGLDVVFPVLHGTFGEDGTMQGLFELADLAYVGSGVLGSATGMDKLIMKQLFAAASLPQTPHVGVLRSEWKADPKRCARLIENHLRYPLFVKPANLGSSVGISKVHDRSELAKAMDLAASFDRKLIIEEGVGGPDAKPRELEVAVLGNDSPEASIVGEIVPGTEFYDYNAKYHSTASVPIIPAKLSKAEEKQIRAMAVAAFRACDCAGLARVDFLMEPIRKGAKARIFLNEINTMPGFTSISMYPKLWKASGVSYKSLIDQLIRLALDRHAEKQQTHFSKE
- a CDS encoding GGDEF domain-containing protein, which gives rise to MWFTGWAFLLLHYVLLIVPTQAGLLEVGINFLVILSLEACAFSFLWASTGTRRTPFKRIFVGEIAASAFVLTALYVSGETSYWPRLAGTLLLLIPGLHLLCVQKYRTLTFDRLAIGFAVLGVCLAPISKTSSYVLANAVLGAIFVSAAYLTFAHVPRLSRGVSLMVAGLLLWGLTCPLQAVDLLLPTAILGRAILDLPRYILAAGMILSFLDDYVGQTERLALHDPLTGLPNRRLFENRLDAAIEESRLTRTPVACLVIDVDNFKHINDTLGHPVGDGLLQALSKRLSWNLGPRDLLARTGGDEFTAVLVEAADEFHVRFIAGAMMAAGCVPVSIQEHSIDVRISIGVAVSPQDAGTSSELHKAADDAMYRAKRRGGSIVAFVGEEAAQIHAV